A region of Sulfitobacter faviae DNA encodes the following proteins:
- the trhA gene encoding PAQR family membrane homeostasis protein TrhA: MGYPTSIAETLADGTVHVLSLGFAIPASILLMIHAAGQEGQLTATAIYAGCILASFTASAVYHLLPFDRSRAFLGRVDHAAIYFKIAGTYTPLVMVIGSGFAYGILGVVWALAVIGAVAKLWFWRTDARGSLALYLGMGWLSVLLIYPMWHNLPGAALALVAAGGLTYSAGTLVYAHPGMRYQNAIWHVFVLVATACFFAAIALSL, from the coding sequence ATGGGCTATCCGACCTCCATCGCTGAGACTTTGGCCGACGGCACCGTGCATGTGCTGAGCCTTGGCTTCGCCATTCCCGCCAGCATCCTTTTGATGATCCATGCCGCCGGGCAAGAGGGGCAATTGACCGCCACGGCGATCTACGCAGGCTGCATCCTTGCCTCTTTCACTGCATCTGCCGTCTACCACCTGCTGCCCTTCGACCGCAGCCGCGCCTTTCTGGGCCGGGTCGATCATGCGGCGATCTACTTTAAGATCGCGGGCACTTATACGCCGCTGGTGATGGTGATCGGCTCTGGCTTTGCCTATGGCATCCTTGGCGTGGTCTGGGCGCTGGCGGTGATCGGCGCGGTGGCCAAGCTCTGGTTCTGGCGCACCGATGCGCGCGGATCACTCGCGCTCTACCTCGGCATGGGCTGGCTCTCGGTGCTGCTGATCTACCCGATGTGGCACAATCTGCCGGGAGCGGCACTGGCGCTGGTGGCCGCGGGCGGGCTGACCTATTCGGCGGGTACCTTGGTCTATGCCCATCCCGGGATGCGCTATCAAAACGCGATCTGGCATGTCTTCGTGCTGGTCGCCACGGCCTGTTTCTTTGCCGCCATCGCGCTCAGCCTTTAG
- a CDS encoding YigZ family protein, protein MRKLGQVLNDRGSKYAVSGCPARDRAEVDAALKDLKRDKSYAKATHNTWAVLLSDGGPLKGDDGESGAGMVILRMLEREGLTDHLIVVTRWYGGKHLGGDRFRHVQTCVRAYLDEAAG, encoded by the coding sequence TTGCGCAAACTGGGGCAGGTGCTGAACGACCGCGGGTCGAAATATGCGGTGTCGGGCTGCCCTGCGCGTGACCGGGCCGAGGTGGATGCCGCGTTGAAAGACCTCAAACGCGACAAATCCTACGCGAAGGCCACGCATAACACTTGGGCGGTGCTCCTGTCGGATGGCGGCCCGCTCAAAGGCGACGATGGCGAATCCGGCGCGGGCATGGTGATCTTGCGAATGTTGGAGCGCGAGGGGCTGACCGATCATCTGATCGTCGTCACCCGCTGGTACGGTGGCAAACATCTGGGCGGCGACCGTTTTCGCCATGTGCAGACCTGCGTGCGGGCCTATCTGGATGAGGCCGCGGGCTAA